Below is a genomic region from Gemmatimonadota bacterium.
GGCTTTGTGTCAACAAGCCTAAAGTCTCGCCATACCCCCAATGGTGGTGTCAACCACCGGGGGAATCATGTGGCAGGGACAAGCCCACAGGCTTTAGCCGTGGGTGGTTGACATGATGCAGAAGACGAGTTATGAGAGGTTAAAATTACTGGCGAAAGAGGGGTCCATATCGAAAGGCGAATGGCAAATGAGAACGGGTTCGGGCGTTCCCGGAGGAGATCCATTTTATCCAATTTTTAAATTTGAGGACGATCAGCTGATTTTTGATCACCAGGCGTTTCTCGCAATTGATGAAGACGCTATGTATGAGTGGCACTATGAAGTTCTGCGGGCTGTGAAAGAGGATCTTCAGGAGGGGTAGTACGGGGAAGGGGAGAGTATGTCTCCCCTTCCCTGTACGGGGAGAGGCCGGGGGAGGGGTAGCTATAGTGAATTTACAGATTTGTAAACGTCGAGTATTGGTACCTGTTTTTCGCGTGCGATGCGGGCGCAGTCGTCGTATTCGGGGGTGATGCGCTGTTTGCCGCCAATGTCGGCGATTTTGACGTGGACGGGTCCGTACGGGGTTTGGACGGTGTCTGTGCGGCGTTCGAGGATGTGGCGCTGTACGGGCAGGCGGCGGATGCCGAGGGTGGTGGTTTCTGAGAAGATGAGTTCGGTGAGTTCGGTTTCTTTGTTGGGGTCGGCCAGGACAGTGAGTTGAATGCCTGGGCGGCCTTTTTTCATGATGACGGGAGTGAGGAAGGCGTCGCGAGCACCAGCTTCGAGCAGGCGGTCGATGAGGTAGCCGTAAATTTCAGGGGTCATGTCGTCGATATTTGTTTCGAGCAGGACGGGAAAATCGGTCCGGGGATCTGCGACGCGTTCGCCGATTTCAACGCGGAGGAGATTGGGGACCTGTTCGACGTCGCGCGTGCCAGCCCCATAACCCGTGCTTTCTGTGCGTAGCTGAATGGTTTCGCCGATATTAGAGGCGAGTGTCGTGAGGAGAGCTGCACCGGTGGGGGTGACGAGTTCATACGGGATATCTGTGCGTTCGGATGGAAAGCCTTTGGTCATTTCTACGACTGCGGGAACCGGGACGGGCATTGCCCCGTGTGCGCCCCGCGTGTGACCCGAGCCAAATCGGAATTTGGAGGCGTAGATGGCTTCGATTCCGAGGATTTCGAGGCCGACGATAGCGCCGACGACATCGACGATGGCATCTACTGCGCCCACTTCGTGGAAGTGTACCGCTTCAATGGTGGTGCCGTGGATTTTTGCTTCGGCTTCGGCGAGTTTTTGAAAGACGCGCGCGGCTTTTTCTTTTGCAGAGGCGGATATTTCGCTGCTGTTGATGATTTCAAGTACGTCTTTCAGGTGCCGGTGGACGTGGCCTTCCCGAGCGTTGACGTCTATTTTGGTGCCGGCAATGCCGTGTTTTTCCACGCGACGCTGGGAGAGGGTGAATTCGCGCACACTGAGTTTGTCGAGTTCAGATTTCAGGACGGAAAAAGACAAGCCCGCATCGACGAGCGCGCCGAGGGTCATGTCGCCGCTGATGCCGGCAAAGCAGTCGAAATAGGCGACTTTCATGAGATAATCCTAAAAAAAAGACCGTGAGTATTCACGGTTATAGAACTTGTTTATCCGGGGAGGTGAGAAAAGAATCTACTCTGCTACTACCCCTACCGGCAATGCGGTTGTGACGATTGAACCGTTTTTGCGACCTAAGAGCGCGAGATACTGGTCGCGCTGCTGGTGAAAATACGCTATGTATTTTTCGGGGATGGGTTGACCTGCGGGGCGATTGATTTTCCGCGTTGGGTTGATCAGTTTGTATTTGCCATTTACTGTGGCGTAAAAATTGAAGTGCAAGTGTGGGCCTGTGGAGCGTCCGGTTGAACCTACATAACCGATGGTTTGTTTTTGGTTGACGCGCTGTCCCTTTCTCAGGCCCCGCGCAAATCCCCTCAGATGGCCATAGCCGGTTTTATAGCCGTTGCTGTGTTCGATTTCGATATAGTTGCCAAGCGGACCTTTGCGTCCGACAAAAGCAACCGTGCCATTGGCAATGGCCCAGACTTTTGTGCCGTATGGCGCGGCGTAATCCACGCCGTGATGGCGCGTGTATTTTTTTAGTATGGGATGAAATCTACGGTTGGTAAATGGGGAACTGATGCGGGTAAAGTTCAGGGGTTTGCGCAGGAAGAGTGCCTGGAGTGAGCGACCGTTAGAGTCGTAGTAATTTCTGTTTCCTCTGGGGTCGGTGTAGAGAAATGCCTGAAAAGATTCTTTGTCACCTTGGTATTGGGCTGAGAGAATATCGCCATAGCGGACAAAGGTACCGGATTTGCCGTAGAGTTTTTCAACGACGAGCGTAAACTGGTCGCCTGTTCTGCAGTCGTTGTAAAAGTCGATATAGTATTCAAATACGTATTCGAGTTTGTCGCACAGAAGAGCCGGATTTTCACCGGTTTTTTGAAGCGCGCTCCAGATGTTGTCTTTTATGCGGCCGGATACGATAATGGCCTCTCGCTTCAATGGCAGGTTTTCTTGCCTGGCTTTGAGTTGGCCATTTATTCGTTCGACGATAAATTGCGTTTCGTGGTTGTTCTGCCTGGTGTATTTGAGGTGCTGAATGGTTGAGCGGCTGTCGAGCTCCAGTTCAT
It encodes:
- the larC gene encoding nickel pincer cofactor biosynthesis protein LarC, with product MKVAYFDCFAGISGDMTLGALVDAGLSFSVLKSELDKLSVREFTLSQRRVEKHGIAGTKIDVNAREGHVHRHLKDVLEIINSSEISASAKEKAARVFQKLAEAEAKIHGTTIEAVHFHEVGAVDAIVDVVGAIVGLEILGIEAIYASKFRFGSGHTRGAHGAMPVPVPAVVEMTKGFPSERTDIPYELVTPTGAALLTTLASNIGETIQLRTESTGYGAGTRDVEQVPNLLRVEIGERVADPRTDFPVLLETNIDDMTPEIYGYLIDRLLEAGARDAFLTPVIMKKGRPGIQLTVLADPNKETELTELIFSETTTLGIRRLPVQRHILERRTDTVQTPYGPVHVKIADIGGKQRITPEYDDCARIAREKQVPILDVYKSVNSL
- a CDS encoding peptidoglycan DD-metalloendopeptidase family protein, with amino-acid sequence MPVRAYKGQPKSPKRWVFFCLLISVSMLFGLGKEPAKDEPIAKMTKEGPAESDPVKADLILPLTPPKLKTTRIVGYIANKDNLTEALMSENISRADALELIDVLHRDIKRASFNPNIVRSGDRYELELDSRSTIQHLKYTRQNNHETQFIVERINGQLKARQENLPLKREAIIVSGRIKDNIWSALQKTGENPALLCDKLEYVFEYYIDFYNDCRTGDQFTLVVEKLYGKSGTFVRYGDILSAQYQGDKESFQAFLYTDPRGNRNYYDSNGRSLQALFLRKPLNFTRISSPFTNRRFHPILKKYTRHHGVDYAAPYGTKVWAIANGTVAFVGRKGPLGNYIEIEHSNGYKTGYGHLRGFARGLRKGQRVNQKQTIGYVGSTGRSTGPHLHFNFYATVNGKYKLINPTRKINRPAGQPIPEKYIAYFHQQRDQYLALLGRKNGSIVTTALPVGVVAE